The stretch of DNA TCTGTATATGGATGTCCCTTTGTTTGCATGAATGTCCATCTTCCTGTAATCAGACATTTCCTCGACTGTGTCTCCACAGTCTCCTCTGGCTGCTAATTTCTCAATGCCTTTCCCCACACAATTTATGTTGGCAGGGTGCTCAGCTCGTCGGCCGGGATCACCACGCTCCCTCAAAAACAGGAAGGACTCTGAGAAACTGATAGAGAGTAGACGAAAAACAAGCTTGTGTCCCTATGCCACTGGTGCGGCGGAACGTGCTCTGATAAACTCTAGCAGTCGCACTCCAAACTACTTCATGCTCATCTTCTTGGTCAGAGGGTCTGTCTTAAGCAGGGCAGAGAGGAAATGATTGCTTCAAATGCTGCTTCCTGTGCGAGCCACTGAAAAAGGAGGGAGGTTTCCTCTCGGGTCAATGTGCAGAGGCGATAGAGCCTTTGTTCCAAAGAACATCAATCCTAACATTGACGCACAATGCTGATGTATGTTAACCCCTGTTATTTTGGCTCTCCAATAGCCTGTGTAGAGCTCAAATAGCTAATTGAGAAActtgcaacactttgttttaaggtGATGTAGTTACACATACTTTCCATTATAATAAGTAAATTGTGTACAATTACAAGCAACTAACCCTAAACAAAACTCTAACATTAACAGTAATAGTAAAAACAtcagcttaaaataaagtgttactgcttgtttttacattaataactAGAAAAGGTTACAATGTTTTACAACCAGTGCCtggaattaaaggaatagttcactcaaaattaaattgaatgctaactttgtgtaaaaaacaaaacaaaaacaaaacatatattaataaaataaaatctgcataCAGTAAatggcttattattattatttttattttttcttcttccttttttcACTTGTGGagtgaaaacaaaaatgtaaagcagGAACTTATGATGCATAAATAATTCATGCATTTCATCACATAGAGTTGTGCAGTGATGGTGTAGAATAAAGTTGCTTCACAATAACATAATTTCCATAGAAATGTTTAAATAGGCTGACAGAAATATTAAATAGCTAAAAGAGCCATAATCACACTCTTGGGATTTAttcatcaaggtttttttttttttttttttttttttgaccttttCAGGATTTTCTGTATATTTTCTTTTCTCAAGCAGAGCTGCAAAAGCAAACAGGCGCAGATGAAAGGTGCCTTGTTGGCGAGGCAGGTCCATGTTTCCGCGGTGTCACTCCTCATTAACTGTCAATGACTGACTTGGATTTGCCATGGAGGAGACAACCTCAAAATATCTGCCTCTGCAAATCTCTCACACTCAACGTGTAAATGCCAATGGGAACACTATAGCCCTGGTCTGAGAGAAACCTCGGATATGAAAAATGACAAAGCCAAAGACTGACGTATTCCAACCCTGGTTCAGCTTGAGTAACACTAAATgcaataatgtaattaataacaTGCTATTcattaagaaaaaacaaaacaaaaaacaaacaagactAAACTCTTGGAACCAGCAATAATTTGCTGCTCCTAATAGACAAAGTATAAACAAGTATATGTTTTATTAGACATTTTTGGCCCAAATTTATATAAGGTGTTATTTAAGATTCAAGGTGGCTTTAGCTttaactgactttaactgaaataaataaagcaagcaagcaagcaatcAAATACTTATTTTGTCATGGTGATGTTGAGGTGGAATCAGGTAAGGTTAAGTAAGTTTCGTAATATGGTTAGGTTTAAATGTCAGTACATAATAGTTATGTCAAAGATCAGTCAGGCTCATTCACCAGCCAATCatagcgcacaccctcacctgagtactgattGCACACACCTCACTCCACTCCAGTGTCTGGTCTCATTCATACGAAGTGAACTCTCAATGCTATTCCAGTGAAACGTTGATATACTTACCTTTCTCCAGCTTTTGTCTCCTCCAAAGTCTCCGCTGTGTCTCCCAGGATTGCTCCACCGAGGTGTGTGCTGTCATCCAGTCTTCATCCGTTGTATTCACAGTCTCCTTTAAGGAAAAGACTCTGATTACATTCCTCATCAGTACTGTGAACCTCTGCATTGAACAACCCAATTATCTGCCTTTAATCCGTTTACCTCTGTTGCTGTCAATAAACGTCAACTGTATTATTTTATACTCTGTGTGAGTCTTCCTTCATAACAAGTTAAAgggtcagttcacccaaaaatgaaaattttgtcattaatcacttgttacccccatgtcgttccaaacccgtaaaagcgatgttcatcttcagaacacaatttaagatattttagatgaaaaaccTGGAGGCTGGAGACTTTccaatagactgccaagtaaataacagtgtcaaggtccagaaaaagtAAGAAAGATGTCATCAGAATACTGCATCCTTGTGGTGCGGAGAACTAACCTTTtaactaaaattatttatttgtatttttttgctaGCTAATTTTTGATAATTTCCACAACTTTCATGGTcctcatatttttatattttcttgtataaatatgaacgtgcataaaacaaaataaatcaagaGATTCGCTTCCATCAATATCCACAAAATTTGCAGTCCTATAACACTTTGACATTTCAATTCGTAGCATAAGACAATTTTTGATTTACATGCTGTATAATGTTTGATGATCACATTTTTGCATCTGTTTAATGCTATTGCCTGATTCTGCTTCTTCACCTGTGTAGTGATTCAGAGATTCTGTACTCTTTCAGAAGATATGTAATGACACCCCCTACTGTATAACAATGAAAATGCAGAAAGCTAGAAAAAAGAcacttgaagggatagttcacacaaaaattacaattctgtcatttgtTACTCACCtatatgttgttctaaacccgtaagacctttgttcatcttcagaacacaaattaagatatttttgatgaaatctgacagctttctgaccctccataaacAGCAATGCAGCTACCACATTCAGTGTGTCtgctttcatgtttaattttatgaagctatgagattACTTGTTGtgggcaaagaaaacaaaaaataactactTATTCTACAATATCCTCTCTAccatttcagtcttcagtgcaCATTCACGATGCATGCGTGTGGTGCTGCTGATGCAGAAGTGAGCATTTTGAAGTAGAACCTGGGGccctcatttataaaatgttgcatGAAAACCATCCTAAATTCTCAAATATGCAAATGTGCATACTTGCCATTTGTTGCCCAGTCTTACTTATTCCAACCAGAATATACAGACAAGAAATAAAGATGGATGTTCTAGAAGAgaataaattattgaataaataatttttttattgttttctttgaacacaattttttttgagacttcataaaattaaggttgaaccactgatgtcacaaggACTATTTTAACCATATTCTTACCTTTCTTAGCCTTGAACATAGTCGCTGCATTGTTGTCTCggatgactaaatgtaaatgtaatcaatTGGTGGCTATTTCATAAATTTTAATGAGATCTGCTTATGACCCAGTGAGTGACAGTTATGTTTAGTGGTGAGGTTATGTGTGGATCATCATGCTCACTCCCTAAAGTCTTTTGTCAATTAATATTTCCATCTTGTAAAATAGCTATTTAAGTGGTCTGTCTATCACATAGAATTTCATATTTGGTCAAACCATTTATTTGACAGACACATGACAGTAGTAGTAAAATCATAAATGGCTGAATGTTTTGTTAGCTATTGAAAGTTTTTACTGATTCTTCAATGTTGGCAGATTGGAAgcaaacaaaatgttattttagttaACATGACAGAAGCTGGAAAAGCCACATCATGACCAACAGCATCTCAAAGAAATCTGAAATAATATCTTTCACTGATGCATCCACACAGAGAAATACCTTGACTAACGGTAAACAGATTTTGTGGCAACATTAGCAATTTGTATATGCTCATGACATAGCGTGTGTAGAATTTGACAGTCCAATCGCTCCACCCATGTCAAAGGCAGCTCAGAGTCACTGAATGTGCTGTCTGACTTTTTAACTATAGTATGGAAAACATAGGTAGATGTGAGGAGAAAGGACAGATTTCTGGCCAAGATCTCTTTCCATCTAAAGCAGGTGCACAGACTGCCTTAAAACACATTCAGCTGTGCTTAATTCAAGAGACAGTACAAACAAATGTAGGAAAAAAAACTGTCATACGAGAgggtatttataatttttaacttATGTGGAAATGACTATGATTAGATGTGAACTAAAAGGATGTGAGAGGAACATGTGTGCCATGATGGATGTTTTTACATAGACTGAAAGGTCTCAtgaatgtaacacacacacacacactgaaacactcaTAATTAGATGTTACAGGCTTGAACTCTTTGCACTCACTAATGCATTCAGaataagtaaatataatatttgataaaccttcagctcctctgtaaaAGCAACAAGGCCACAGAGGAGTACTTAAGCTCAAAATAAATCCATCCTGAACATTTAAGCTTAGCATACATTGATATTACTTcattgtaaaaaagtaaaaacataaaataaataaatacaattaacagTGTGAAGATTCTTAAAACATTGGCATATTGTCCATGCTTAAttatattgaatgtgcacttgtagtctGCATAAAATCAAGCCTGTGTGTGTGATGacagtgatgacagaattttcattttgtataaaatatttctttaatgcCATCCCCGACACCATCAACAAAATGGAAAAAGAACATAACTGGACTTCACTGATATGTTATAAGTAAAACATTCATCGGGGTTCAGAAGCTGCTGTATTTAGCCAGGTCTTTTTTCATGTCATTGTATTGAGCACTGAGTCGGCCCACAGCTTTAACATGCTCCTCATCCACCTCCTCCTTCAGCCGAGACTGCTCCTTCAGGAATTCCTCCCAGTCCTGCTTCCGCCTCTCCGCACTCATCTGCAGATGTGTGTTCTGAACACACACATCAACAAACAATATGCAAATTACTTATTATTAGCTTTTATAACAATCTGTTTGAAATCTGACCATTAAAATACTAACTAACTGTAATGGCTATATGGACTACTACGTATTGCATACTACAAAATGCATGCctttcttttataaaaatagatagTGAAACAGTATGCTTTAGACAAAGATGAAAGAATGTTTCATATGCATTCATATTTCCCCATCATATTGATTAAATCAGCAAGTACAACTTTAGTACAAGTTTAATTTGTGCTCTATACAAAAAAGTCTACTCTTCTAAACTTGACTTGTTTGCTTTTGATTTTAtgtgattatttaaaatgtgcaATCTAGTAGATCAAGGAgcaaaatgttgaaattatgtattattttattgtgcGATTAGCATTTGGAATGCTAATGTATTATTACTAGTAGTCAAAGTTAGTGATGGGaaaaaaattatgctttttttttaactttaaatacgTTTAACCAATTGCTTTGCGAAATGTTTCATCATCTCAAAGCACTCAAAATGCCAAACACTAGTAATACCTGCTGGTCAGAACGGTTTAAATGTAGCATAAACGCATAACCTAAACATGCATAAAATCACCTTTTACAAAccaattgcaaatgttttattgaaagcACAATCTAAAATATAGGAAGTCTCtgtttagtaatattttattacattttatgacttgttttgtttgttacatGGAGAGCTTGGTTAATCTGGCCAGTAAGAGACTATTAACTACAGTTCTTcctttttattatacaaataacatacaaatgtcattaaaaacGTCAACAAATTTATAAAACTGATTCAAGATCAGGTAAAAACTGTATAGACACTAGTTCGTGGATTCACCAAGATCTACTACTAGTGGAGAACCTTTATAAAGTCTTTAGAATAGAATCCACAGTTCTATTCTCCTCATGTACCTGCTCAGCCTCTAGCTCCCTCTGCTGGATCCTCTGGGCCATATGATTTGCTGCTTCAACTACAAATAGAAAAGCAAATGTCAATACAATATTCCCATCAATACACTAATCTtgctttaacatttaacattaagttaaaaaaaaaattaaataaataaatattcttatgGAATTGACTGGCAGCAACAGTAAATAACACAGATCTAAAAATGTATGTCAAAATAAttacagtgctttatataacatttattaatataaatttaaattaattttttacttGTTTCACAGTGGTCTCACATTTTTGCCTACGCTTctttaaaatgactaaatgagtttgtttcttcactggaGCAGATTTGGATGAATTTCGAATTACATTACtagctcaccaatagatcctctgcagtgaatgggtgccatcagaatgagagttcaaacagctgataaacacataACAATAATTCACACGcctccagtccatcagtaaatGTCTTgtgatgccaaaaaaaaaaaaaagagtccatcattcataatattgctttctccattgaaaatgttatctcatctgaatcaggagagaaatattcacagatcaagcaccatttataaAGAAGTTATAAACAAATAAGTCGGTGTATGTTGATGTGAGAGTTTGGATTTTTTCCCTGGAGGAAGCATTTTTATGGTCttagatgttttatttaaatgtaaaggtgctggtcatataattagaatatcatcaaaaagttgatttcactaattccattcaaaaagtaaaacttgtatattatatttattcattacaaacagactgatatatttcaaatgtttatttcttttaattttgtttatgtgtttataactgacaactaaggaaaatcccaaattcatgatctcagaaaatttgaatattgtgaaaaggttcgatattgaagacacctgatgccacactctaatcagctaattaactcaaaacacctgcaaagcctttaaatggtctctaagtctgtaggctacacaaccatggggaagactgctgacttgacagttgtccaaaagacgaccattgacaccttgcacaaggagggcaagacacaaaaagtCATGGCAAaaaaggctggctgttcacagagctctgtgcccaagcacattaatagagaggcaaaggaaaggaaaagatgtggtagaaaaaaaagtgtacaagcaatagggataaccgcaccctggagaggattgtgaaacaaaacccattcaaaaaatgtgggggagattcacaaagagtggaccgcagctggagtcagtgcttcaagaactacTACGCACAGACCCTTCATTGTTCTTgttgcaagacatgggtttcagctgtcgcattctttgtgtcaagccactcttgaacaacagacagcgtcagaagcatctcgcttcaaaaaggactgaactgctgctgagtggtccaaagttatgtgctctgatgaaagtaaattttgcatttcctttggatatcagggtcccagagtctggaggaagagaggagaggcaaatAATCCACgtttcttgaggtccagtgtaaagtttccaccgtcagtgatggtttgcggtgccgtgtcatctgctgctgttggtccactgtgttttctgaggtcaaaggtcaacacagctgtataccaAGAAGTTTTAGAgtgcttcatgcttcctgctgctgaccaactttatggagatgcagatttcattttccaacaggacttggcccctgcacacagtgccaaagattccagtacctggtttaaggaccatggtatccctgttcttaattggccagcaaactcgcctgaccttaaccccatagaatggggtattgtgaagaggacaatgcgatatgccagacccaacaatgcagaagagctgaaggccactatcagaggaacatgggctctcataacacctgagcagtgccacagactgatcaactccatgccacgccgcactgctgcagtaattcaggcaaaaggtgcccaaactaagtattgagtgctgtacatgctcatacttttcatttttatactttttagttggccaagatttctaaaaagttgtcagttataaacatcaaaattaaaagaaataaacatttgaaatatatcagtctgtgtgtaatgaataaatataatatacaagtttcactttttgaatagaattagtgaaataaatcaactttttgatgatattctaattatatgaccagcagctGTATTATTaatatcacaaacacacagctttttaatTAACGAGATGTTAATTAATTGACTTAAGTGGTGTTGATTACTTatggaatattgtgatgttttatcagctgtttggcacccattcactgcataggatccactggtgagcaaatgatgcaatgctaaatctATTTTGAGAATctcatctaaatcttggatggcttaagggtgagtacattttcagctaattttc from Carassius carassius chromosome 35, fCarCar2.1, whole genome shotgun sequence encodes:
- the bloc1s5 gene encoding biogenesis of lysosome-related organelles complex 1 subunit 5; translation: MMEKIVKDVGDIQSRLIDHRPVLQGEIRYFIREFEEKRAFRECRLLENLNKMTSDTNERDLPQCIESMQEKLCDALTRLEAANHMAQRIQQRELEAEQNTHLQMSAERRKQDWEEFLKEQSRLKEEVDEEHVKAVGRLSAQYNDMKKDLAKYSSF